The following proteins are encoded in a genomic region of Takifugu rubripes chromosome 9, fTakRub1.2, whole genome shotgun sequence:
- the c2cd5 gene encoding C2 domain-containing protein 5 isoform X19 has protein sequence MPGKLKAKIVAGRHLPVMDRASELTDAFVEVKFGNTTFKTDVCPKSLNPQWNSEWFKFEVDDEDLQDEPLQVTVLDHDTYSANDAIGKVYIDIDPLLCSEAASVISGWFPIYDTIHGIRGEIHVLVKVELFNDLNRFRQSSCGVKFFCTTSIPKCYRAVMVHGFVEELVVNEDPEYQWIDRIRTPRASNEARQRLISLMSGELQRKIGLKVLEMGGNAVVGYLQCFDLEGESGLVVRAIGTACTLEKLSSGSAPSTATHVHPSTAPASNACNSPSKDGKESPLAHGCRSTHNSPVHSACSSQRLTQNFSVSVPTLIFTGMGSGGSAGKEAGPLKTLLRQQTQTALEQREFPFFTLASFPPGFLVHVGGVVSARSVKLLDRIHNPDEPETRDAWWEEIRQEIKSHAKALGCHAVVGYSESTSICEEVCILSASGTAAILNPRYMREGCLDIGIDHRFEEPSPPSCGFCHIPYDELNMPFPTQLTYCYHCRRQKVPDVLFTTIDLPSEAAVTGKGCFIQARLCRLKRKAQGEVNATAISNLLPFMEYELHSQLMNKLKLRNMNALFGLRIQISVGENMLLGLASATGVYLTALPAPGGIQIAGKTPSDLSNEHHILTIQKRINDTIAKNKEIYQINPPDLTEEYIGSPIPEPRQRSRLFRSHSESSDEVSELDLSHGKKDAFVLEIDDTDAVEDIHSLLIDAPAPTGFYSCNTEIMPGIYNWTSRVQMFTSVRVVRLSHVNLTNQGLNKIFTDLCEDLLKSFYFKLRSMIPCCLCHLNFTVAVPEEELIQVAVTAVAMTFDKDQTQEKPPDKSISKGCSETEEQLQFPLELCTESSTNTQPSSKISGVIETSSVSTRAASIDYGSFADRCSTWLELLRLKAHTIRRGSVKTSSSLERSSPLPEGRSRSVRSSRPFGSSSVTVVKMTPLSFLPGTRIIKYLGIINMFFIRETTSLREEGGVSGFLHSFIAEVFAMVRAHVAALGGNTVVSYSMKECVFMENPNKNQAQCLINVSGDAVFCVRETDPEHIPSQTCTSGTDGAT, from the exons ATGCCTGGAAAACTGAAGGCCAAAATTGTGGCAGGGCGCCACTTGCCTGTGATGGACAGGGCCAGTGAGCTGACTGATGCTTTTGTAGAG GTGAAGTTTGGAAATACAACTTTCAAAACTGACGTTTGTCCCAAATCCCTAAATCCCCAGTGGAATTCAGAGTGGTTCAAGTTTGAG GTTGATGATGAAGACTTGCAGGATGAGCCGTTACAAGTCACGGTTCTGGATCATGACACTTACAGTGCCAATGATGCCATAGGGAAAGTCTACATTGACATCGACCCACTCCTGTGCAGTGAGGCTGCCTCTGTTATTTCTGGCTGGTTTCCCATCTATGATACTATCCATG GGATACGAGGGGAGATTCATGTCTTGGTGAAAGTGGagctttttaatgatttaaaccGCTTCAGGCAGTCGTCCTGTGGGGTCAAGTTCTTCTGCA CCACATCCATTCCAAAGTGCTACCGGGCAGTGATGGTACACGGTTTTGTTGAGGAACTTGTTGTAAATGAAGATCCAGAGTACCAGTGGATTGATCGTATTAGAACTCCTCGGGCTTCCAATGAGGCTCGCCAGAGACTCATTTCACTCATGTCTG gagagctgcagaggaaaataGGTCTTAAGGTTCTTGAGATGGGTGGAAATGCTGTGGTGGGCTACTTGCAGTGTTTCGACTTGGAGGGAGAGTCTGGCCTGGTGGTCCGGGCCATCGGAACTGCCTGTACACTGGAAAAACTGAGCTCTGGGAGTGCTCCCAGTACCGCAACACACGTGCACCCTAGCACAGCACCTGCATCCAATGCCTGCAATTCGCCTTCCAAAGATGGAAAGGA GTCTCCCCTCGCCCACGGATGCCGCTCCACCCACAACAGCCCTGTGCATTCGGCCTGCAGCTCCCAGAGACTGACCCAgaacttctctgtctctgttcccACGCTCATCTTCACTG GTATGGGCAGCGGAGGCAGCGCTGGTAAGGAGGCAGGGCCTCTAAAGACCCTCCTGAGACAGCAGACACAGACTGCTCTGGAACAAAGG gaatttccttttttcaccTTGGCGTCTTTTCCGCCTGGTTTTCTGGTTCACGTTGGTGGTGTGGTCAGTGCTCGTTCAGTGAAACTACTGGACCGTATCCACAACCCCG ATGAGCCAGAGACACGCGATGCCTGGTGGGAGGAGATACGACAGGAGATCAAATCTCATGCCAAAGCCTTAGGTTGCCACGCTGTTGTGGGTTATAGTGAGAGCACCAGCATCTG TGAGGAGGTGTGTATCCTGTCAGCATCTGGCACTGCAGCCATCCTGAATCCTCGGTATATGCGTGAAGGTTGCCTGGACATCGGAATCGACCACAG GTTTGAGGAGCCATCTCCACCAAGCTGTGGTTTCTGTCACATCCCCTATGATGAGCTCAACATGCCCTTCCCCACTCAGCTCACCTACTGTTACCACTGTAGGCGACAAAAG GTTCCTGACGTGCTCTTCACAACAATCGATCTGCCATCAGAAGCAGCTGTCACAGGAAAGGGATGCTTCATCCAGGCCAG GCTGTGTCGCCTGAAAAGGAAGGCCCAGGGTGAAGTGAATGCTACAGCCATCTCCAACCTGCTGCCTTTCATGGAATACGAGCTGCACAGTCAGTTGATGAACAAACTAAAACTACGGAACATGAATGCTCTGTTTGGCTTACGCATCCAGATCAGCGTCGGCGAGAACATGCTCCTGGGTCTGGCT TCCGCCACAGGAGTGTATCTCACAGCTCTACCAGCACCTGGGGGGATCCAGATTGCAGGGAAGACCCCCAGTGACTTGAGCAATGAACACCACATCCTGACCATCCAGAAAAGGATCAATGACACCATAGCCAAAAACAAAGAGATTTATCAAATTAACCCTCCG GACTTGACAGAGGAATACATAGGCTCTCCCATTCCTGAGCCGAGGCAACGGTCCAGACTTTTCCGCTCCCACTCGGAAAGCTCGGATGAAGTGTCGGAACTGGACCTCTCCCATGGGAAGAAAGATGCCTTTGTCCTGGAG ATCGATGACACTGATGCTGTGGAGGACATCCACTCACTTCTCATCGATGCACCAGCACCCACAG GTTTCTACAGCTGCAACACTGAGATCATGCCTGGGATTTATAACTGGACGTCCAGAGTTCAG ATGTTTACATCGGTGAGGGTCGTAAGGTTGAGTCACGTCAACCTTACAAATCAAGGCTTGAACAAGATCTTTACTGACCTGTGTGAGGACCTGCTGAAG AGTTTTTACTTCAAGCTGAGATCGATGATCCCCTGCTGCCTCTGTCACCTTAACTTCACTGTCGCAGTTCCAGAAGAAGAGCTCatacag GTGGCCGTTACTGCAGTGGCCATGACCTTTGACAAGGACCAGACTCAGGAGAAGCCACCAGACAAATCCATCTCCAAAG GCTGTAGTGAGACTGAGGAGCAACTGCAGTTTCCCTTGGAGCTTTGTACAGAATCCTCCACCAACACTCAGCCATCATCCAAAATCTCAG GTGTCATAGAGACATCCAGCGTGTCAACCAGAG CTGCCTCCATTGATTACGGTTCCTTTGCAGACAGATGCAGCACCTGGCTAGAGCTGCTTAGGCTGAAAGCTCACACCATAAGACGCGGATCAGTTAAAACAA GCTCCTCTCTGGAGCGCTCCAGTCCACTACCCGAAGGGCGATCCCGCTCAGTCCGCTCCAGCCGACCGTTTGGGAGCAGTTCGGTCACAGTGGTGAAAATGACGCCGCTGTCCTTTCTCCCTGGGACACGCATCATCAAATACCTCGGGATCATTAATATGTTTTTCATCCGAGAGACGACATCATTGCGAGAG GAAGGGGGAGTCAGCGGCTTTCTCCATTCCTTCATTGCAGAGGTGTTTGCAATGGTCCGAGCTCATGTAGCTGCCCTCGGGGGTAACACAGTAGTATCCTACAGCATGAAGGAGTGTGTGTTCATGGAGAATCCAAATAAGAACCAG GCTCAGTGTCTTATTAATGTGAGCGGCGACGCAGTCTTCTGTGTCAGGGAAACGGACCCGGAGCACATCCCGTCACAGACTTGCACCAGCGGAACTGATGGGGCTACGTGA
- the c2cd5 gene encoding C2 domain-containing protein 5 isoform X15 encodes MPGKLKAKIVAGRHLPVMDRASELTDAFVEVKFGNTTFKTDVCPKSLNPQWNSEWFKFEVDDEDLQDEPLQVTVLDHDTYSANDAIGKVYIDIDPLLCSEAASVISGWFPIYDTIHGIRGEIHVLVKVELFNDLNRFRQSSCGVKFFCTTSIPKCYRAVMVHGFVEELVVNEDPEYQWIDRIRTPRASNEARQRLISLMSGELQRKIGLKVLEMGGNAVVGYLQCFDLEGESGLVVRAIGTACTLEKLSSGSAPSTATHVHPSTAPASNACNSPSKDGKESPLAHGCRSTHNSPVHSACSSQRLTQNFSVSVPTLIFTGMGSGGSAGKEAGPLKTLLRQQTQTALEQREFPFFTLASFPPGFLVHVGGVVSARSVKLLDRIHNPDEPETRDAWWEEIRQEIKSHAKALGCHAVVGYSESTSICEEVCILSASGTAAILNPRYMREGCLDIGIDHRFEEPSPPSCGFCHIPYDELNMPFPTQLTYCYHCRRQKVPDVLFTTIDLPSEAAVTGKGCFIQARLCRLKRKAQGEVNATAISNLLPFMEYELHSQLMNKLKLRNMNALFGLRIQISVGENMLLGLASATGVYLTALPAPGGIQIAGKTPSDLSNEHHILTIQKRINDTIAKNKEIYQINPPDLTEEYIGSPIPEPRQRSRLFRSHSESSDEVSELDLSHGKKDAFVLEIDDTDAVEDIHSLLIDAPAPTGFYSCNTEIMPGIYNWTSRVQMFTSVRVVRLSHVNLTNQGLNKIFTDLCEDLLKSFYFKLRSMIPCCLCHLNFTVAVPEEELIQVAVTAVAMTFDKDQTQEKPPDKSISKGCSETEEQLQFPLELCTESSTNTQPSSKISGVIETSSVSTRAASIDYGSFADRCSTWLELLRLKAHTIRRGSVKTRTPLVLSEPSGSSLERSSPLPEGRSRSVRSSRPFGSSSVTVVKMTPLSFLPGTRIIKYLGIINMFFIRETTSLREEGGVSGFLHSFIAEVFAMVRAHVAALGGNTVVSYSMKECVFMENPNKNQAQCLINVSGDAVFCVRETDPEHIPSQTCTSGTDGAT; translated from the exons ATGCCTGGAAAACTGAAGGCCAAAATTGTGGCAGGGCGCCACTTGCCTGTGATGGACAGGGCCAGTGAGCTGACTGATGCTTTTGTAGAG GTGAAGTTTGGAAATACAACTTTCAAAACTGACGTTTGTCCCAAATCCCTAAATCCCCAGTGGAATTCAGAGTGGTTCAAGTTTGAG GTTGATGATGAAGACTTGCAGGATGAGCCGTTACAAGTCACGGTTCTGGATCATGACACTTACAGTGCCAATGATGCCATAGGGAAAGTCTACATTGACATCGACCCACTCCTGTGCAGTGAGGCTGCCTCTGTTATTTCTGGCTGGTTTCCCATCTATGATACTATCCATG GGATACGAGGGGAGATTCATGTCTTGGTGAAAGTGGagctttttaatgatttaaaccGCTTCAGGCAGTCGTCCTGTGGGGTCAAGTTCTTCTGCA CCACATCCATTCCAAAGTGCTACCGGGCAGTGATGGTACACGGTTTTGTTGAGGAACTTGTTGTAAATGAAGATCCAGAGTACCAGTGGATTGATCGTATTAGAACTCCTCGGGCTTCCAATGAGGCTCGCCAGAGACTCATTTCACTCATGTCTG gagagctgcagaggaaaataGGTCTTAAGGTTCTTGAGATGGGTGGAAATGCTGTGGTGGGCTACTTGCAGTGTTTCGACTTGGAGGGAGAGTCTGGCCTGGTGGTCCGGGCCATCGGAACTGCCTGTACACTGGAAAAACTGAGCTCTGGGAGTGCTCCCAGTACCGCAACACACGTGCACCCTAGCACAGCACCTGCATCCAATGCCTGCAATTCGCCTTCCAAAGATGGAAAGGA GTCTCCCCTCGCCCACGGATGCCGCTCCACCCACAACAGCCCTGTGCATTCGGCCTGCAGCTCCCAGAGACTGACCCAgaacttctctgtctctgttcccACGCTCATCTTCACTG GTATGGGCAGCGGAGGCAGCGCTGGTAAGGAGGCAGGGCCTCTAAAGACCCTCCTGAGACAGCAGACACAGACTGCTCTGGAACAAAGG gaatttccttttttcaccTTGGCGTCTTTTCCGCCTGGTTTTCTGGTTCACGTTGGTGGTGTGGTCAGTGCTCGTTCAGTGAAACTACTGGACCGTATCCACAACCCCG ATGAGCCAGAGACACGCGATGCCTGGTGGGAGGAGATACGACAGGAGATCAAATCTCATGCCAAAGCCTTAGGTTGCCACGCTGTTGTGGGTTATAGTGAGAGCACCAGCATCTG TGAGGAGGTGTGTATCCTGTCAGCATCTGGCACTGCAGCCATCCTGAATCCTCGGTATATGCGTGAAGGTTGCCTGGACATCGGAATCGACCACAG GTTTGAGGAGCCATCTCCACCAAGCTGTGGTTTCTGTCACATCCCCTATGATGAGCTCAACATGCCCTTCCCCACTCAGCTCACCTACTGTTACCACTGTAGGCGACAAAAG GTTCCTGACGTGCTCTTCACAACAATCGATCTGCCATCAGAAGCAGCTGTCACAGGAAAGGGATGCTTCATCCAGGCCAG GCTGTGTCGCCTGAAAAGGAAGGCCCAGGGTGAAGTGAATGCTACAGCCATCTCCAACCTGCTGCCTTTCATGGAATACGAGCTGCACAGTCAGTTGATGAACAAACTAAAACTACGGAACATGAATGCTCTGTTTGGCTTACGCATCCAGATCAGCGTCGGCGAGAACATGCTCCTGGGTCTGGCT TCCGCCACAGGAGTGTATCTCACAGCTCTACCAGCACCTGGGGGGATCCAGATTGCAGGGAAGACCCCCAGTGACTTGAGCAATGAACACCACATCCTGACCATCCAGAAAAGGATCAATGACACCATAGCCAAAAACAAAGAGATTTATCAAATTAACCCTCCG GACTTGACAGAGGAATACATAGGCTCTCCCATTCCTGAGCCGAGGCAACGGTCCAGACTTTTCCGCTCCCACTCGGAAAGCTCGGATGAAGTGTCGGAACTGGACCTCTCCCATGGGAAGAAAGATGCCTTTGTCCTGGAG ATCGATGACACTGATGCTGTGGAGGACATCCACTCACTTCTCATCGATGCACCAGCACCCACAG GTTTCTACAGCTGCAACACTGAGATCATGCCTGGGATTTATAACTGGACGTCCAGAGTTCAG ATGTTTACATCGGTGAGGGTCGTAAGGTTGAGTCACGTCAACCTTACAAATCAAGGCTTGAACAAGATCTTTACTGACCTGTGTGAGGACCTGCTGAAG AGTTTTTACTTCAAGCTGAGATCGATGATCCCCTGCTGCCTCTGTCACCTTAACTTCACTGTCGCAGTTCCAGAAGAAGAGCTCatacag GTGGCCGTTACTGCAGTGGCCATGACCTTTGACAAGGACCAGACTCAGGAGAAGCCACCAGACAAATCCATCTCCAAAG GCTGTAGTGAGACTGAGGAGCAACTGCAGTTTCCCTTGGAGCTTTGTACAGAATCCTCCACCAACACTCAGCCATCATCCAAAATCTCAG GTGTCATAGAGACATCCAGCGTGTCAACCAGAG CTGCCTCCATTGATTACGGTTCCTTTGCAGACAGATGCAGCACCTGGCTAGAGCTGCTTAGGCTGAAAGCTCACACCATAAGACGCGGATCAGTTAAAACAA GAACTCCTCTGGTACTCTCTGAACCTTCAGGCTCCTCTCTGGAGCGCTCCAGTCCACTACCCGAAGGGCGATCCCGCTCAGTCCGCTCCAGCCGACCGTTTGGGAGCAGTTCGGTCACAGTGGTGAAAATGACGCCGCTGTCCTTTCTCCCTGGGACACGCATCATCAAATACCTCGGGATCATTAATATGTTTTTCATCCGAGAGACGACATCATTGCGAGAG GAAGGGGGAGTCAGCGGCTTTCTCCATTCCTTCATTGCAGAGGTGTTTGCAATGGTCCGAGCTCATGTAGCTGCCCTCGGGGGTAACACAGTAGTATCCTACAGCATGAAGGAGTGTGTGTTCATGGAGAATCCAAATAAGAACCAG GCTCAGTGTCTTATTAATGTGAGCGGCGACGCAGTCTTCTGTGTCAGGGAAACGGACCCGGAGCACATCCCGTCACAGACTTGCACCAGCGGAACTGATGGGGCTACGTGA
- the c2cd5 gene encoding C2 domain-containing protein 5 isoform X9, translating into MPGKLKAKIVAGRHLPVMDRASELTDAFVEVKFGNTTFKTDVCPKSLNPQWNSEWFKFEVDDEDLQDEPLQVTVLDHDTYSANDAIGKVYIDIDPLLCSEAASVISGWFPIYDTIHGIRGEIHVLVKVELFNDLNRFRQSSCGVKFFCTTSIPKCYRAVMVHGFVEELVVNEDPEYQWIDRIRTPRASNEARQRLISLMSGELQRKIGLKVLEMGGNAVVGYLQCFDLEGESGLVVRAIGTACTLEKLSSGSAPSTATHVHPSTAPASNACNSPSKDGKESPLAHGCRSTHNSPVHSACSSQRLTQNFSVSVPTLIFTGMGSGGSAGKEAGPLKTLLRQQTQTALEQREFPFFTLASFPPGFLVHVGGVVSARSVKLLDRIHNPALGNTRSYKLLDWNSVTADEPETRDAWWEEIRQEIKSHAKALGCHAVVGYSESTSICEEVCILSASGTAAILNPRYMREGCLDIGIDHRFEEPSPPSCGFCHIPYDELNMPFPTQLTYCYHCRRQKVPDVLFTTIDLPSEAAVTGKGCFIQARLCRLKRKAQGEVNATAISNLLPFMEYELHSQLMNKLKLRNMNALFGLRIQISVGENMLLGLASATGVYLTALPAPGGIQIAGKTPSDLSNEHHILTIQKRINDTIAKNKEIYQINPPKLFAVDPEVFGGINMDLTEEYIGSPIPEPRQRSRLFRSHSESSDEVSELDLSHGKKDAFVLEIDDTDAVEDIHSLLIDAPAPTGFYSCNTEIMPGIYNWTSRVQMFTSVRVVRLSHVNLTNQGLNKIFTDLCEDLLKSFYFKLRSMIPCCLCHLNFTVAVPEEELIQVAVTAVAMTFDKDQTQEKPPDKSISKGCSETEEQLQFPLELCTESSTNTQPSSKISGVIETSSVSTRAASIDYGSFADRCSTWLELLRLKAHTIRRGSVKTRTPLVLSEPSGSSLERSSPLPEGRSRSVRSSRPFGSSSVTVVKMTPLSFLPGTRIIKYLGIINMFFIRETTSLREEGGVSGFLHSFIAEVFAMVRAHVAALGGNTVVSYSMKECVFMENPNKNQAQCLINVSGDAVFCVRETDPEHIPSQTCTSGTDGAT; encoded by the exons ATGCCTGGAAAACTGAAGGCCAAAATTGTGGCAGGGCGCCACTTGCCTGTGATGGACAGGGCCAGTGAGCTGACTGATGCTTTTGTAGAG GTGAAGTTTGGAAATACAACTTTCAAAACTGACGTTTGTCCCAAATCCCTAAATCCCCAGTGGAATTCAGAGTGGTTCAAGTTTGAG GTTGATGATGAAGACTTGCAGGATGAGCCGTTACAAGTCACGGTTCTGGATCATGACACTTACAGTGCCAATGATGCCATAGGGAAAGTCTACATTGACATCGACCCACTCCTGTGCAGTGAGGCTGCCTCTGTTATTTCTGGCTGGTTTCCCATCTATGATACTATCCATG GGATACGAGGGGAGATTCATGTCTTGGTGAAAGTGGagctttttaatgatttaaaccGCTTCAGGCAGTCGTCCTGTGGGGTCAAGTTCTTCTGCA CCACATCCATTCCAAAGTGCTACCGGGCAGTGATGGTACACGGTTTTGTTGAGGAACTTGTTGTAAATGAAGATCCAGAGTACCAGTGGATTGATCGTATTAGAACTCCTCGGGCTTCCAATGAGGCTCGCCAGAGACTCATTTCACTCATGTCTG gagagctgcagaggaaaataGGTCTTAAGGTTCTTGAGATGGGTGGAAATGCTGTGGTGGGCTACTTGCAGTGTTTCGACTTGGAGGGAGAGTCTGGCCTGGTGGTCCGGGCCATCGGAACTGCCTGTACACTGGAAAAACTGAGCTCTGGGAGTGCTCCCAGTACCGCAACACACGTGCACCCTAGCACAGCACCTGCATCCAATGCCTGCAATTCGCCTTCCAAAGATGGAAAGGA GTCTCCCCTCGCCCACGGATGCCGCTCCACCCACAACAGCCCTGTGCATTCGGCCTGCAGCTCCCAGAGACTGACCCAgaacttctctgtctctgttcccACGCTCATCTTCACTG GTATGGGCAGCGGAGGCAGCGCTGGTAAGGAGGCAGGGCCTCTAAAGACCCTCCTGAGACAGCAGACACAGACTGCTCTGGAACAAAGG gaatttccttttttcaccTTGGCGTCTTTTCCGCCTGGTTTTCTGGTTCACGTTGGTGGTGTGGTCAGTGCTCGTTCAGTGAAACTACTGGACCGTATCCACAACCCCG CCTTGGGTAACACGCGCTCATACAAACTGCTAGACTGGAATAGTGTCACTGCAG ATGAGCCAGAGACACGCGATGCCTGGTGGGAGGAGATACGACAGGAGATCAAATCTCATGCCAAAGCCTTAGGTTGCCACGCTGTTGTGGGTTATAGTGAGAGCACCAGCATCTG TGAGGAGGTGTGTATCCTGTCAGCATCTGGCACTGCAGCCATCCTGAATCCTCGGTATATGCGTGAAGGTTGCCTGGACATCGGAATCGACCACAG GTTTGAGGAGCCATCTCCACCAAGCTGTGGTTTCTGTCACATCCCCTATGATGAGCTCAACATGCCCTTCCCCACTCAGCTCACCTACTGTTACCACTGTAGGCGACAAAAG GTTCCTGACGTGCTCTTCACAACAATCGATCTGCCATCAGAAGCAGCTGTCACAGGAAAGGGATGCTTCATCCAGGCCAG GCTGTGTCGCCTGAAAAGGAAGGCCCAGGGTGAAGTGAATGCTACAGCCATCTCCAACCTGCTGCCTTTCATGGAATACGAGCTGCACAGTCAGTTGATGAACAAACTAAAACTACGGAACATGAATGCTCTGTTTGGCTTACGCATCCAGATCAGCGTCGGCGAGAACATGCTCCTGGGTCTGGCT TCCGCCACAGGAGTGTATCTCACAGCTCTACCAGCACCTGGGGGGATCCAGATTGCAGGGAAGACCCCCAGTGACTTGAGCAATGAACACCACATCCTGACCATCCAGAAAAGGATCAATGACACCATAGCCAAAAACAAAGAGATTTATCAAATTAACCCTCCG AAATTATTTGCCGTGGACCCTGAGGTGTTTGGCGGCATAAACATG GACTTGACAGAGGAATACATAGGCTCTCCCATTCCTGAGCCGAGGCAACGGTCCAGACTTTTCCGCTCCCACTCGGAAAGCTCGGATGAAGTGTCGGAACTGGACCTCTCCCATGGGAAGAAAGATGCCTTTGTCCTGGAG ATCGATGACACTGATGCTGTGGAGGACATCCACTCACTTCTCATCGATGCACCAGCACCCACAG GTTTCTACAGCTGCAACACTGAGATCATGCCTGGGATTTATAACTGGACGTCCAGAGTTCAG ATGTTTACATCGGTGAGGGTCGTAAGGTTGAGTCACGTCAACCTTACAAATCAAGGCTTGAACAAGATCTTTACTGACCTGTGTGAGGACCTGCTGAAG AGTTTTTACTTCAAGCTGAGATCGATGATCCCCTGCTGCCTCTGTCACCTTAACTTCACTGTCGCAGTTCCAGAAGAAGAGCTCatacag GTGGCCGTTACTGCAGTGGCCATGACCTTTGACAAGGACCAGACTCAGGAGAAGCCACCAGACAAATCCATCTCCAAAG GCTGTAGTGAGACTGAGGAGCAACTGCAGTTTCCCTTGGAGCTTTGTACAGAATCCTCCACCAACACTCAGCCATCATCCAAAATCTCAG GTGTCATAGAGACATCCAGCGTGTCAACCAGAG CTGCCTCCATTGATTACGGTTCCTTTGCAGACAGATGCAGCACCTGGCTAGAGCTGCTTAGGCTGAAAGCTCACACCATAAGACGCGGATCAGTTAAAACAA GAACTCCTCTGGTACTCTCTGAACCTTCAGGCTCCTCTCTGGAGCGCTCCAGTCCACTACCCGAAGGGCGATCCCGCTCAGTCCGCTCCAGCCGACCGTTTGGGAGCAGTTCGGTCACAGTGGTGAAAATGACGCCGCTGTCCTTTCTCCCTGGGACACGCATCATCAAATACCTCGGGATCATTAATATGTTTTTCATCCGAGAGACGACATCATTGCGAGAG GAAGGGGGAGTCAGCGGCTTTCTCCATTCCTTCATTGCAGAGGTGTTTGCAATGGTCCGAGCTCATGTAGCTGCCCTCGGGGGTAACACAGTAGTATCCTACAGCATGAAGGAGTGTGTGTTCATGGAGAATCCAAATAAGAACCAG GCTCAGTGTCTTATTAATGTGAGCGGCGACGCAGTCTTCTGTGTCAGGGAAACGGACCCGGAGCACATCCCGTCACAGACTTGCACCAGCGGAACTGATGGGGCTACGTGA